GGCAGAATGTATACCATGATCTCGAAAGCGAAAAACTGTAGATTCTGTAAACTCCCTGCGTGCTCTATCAATGAAGTATATACAATCTTGTATTTGTTCAGTTTTAACAGAAGAAAAGATCGAGAATAAATGTGGCAACAACACATATATATAATACTTGTTTCTTCTATTTATTGATGGTACACAAACTTAGCATAGCATGCATATATATGCCAATGCAAACAgcatacagtaatgctacacaCATGTAAATAGCTGAGTTTTACACAAACACTATTCCATTGCTTGGTCATAGCCAAGAGCTAGGTAGATAGGTTGGACATGCACATTGGTCACAGGGGCATTGTCCTCTCAGTTGTTCCCTTCCATGGTGCCCGTGCCAACGCGTGGTGTTGGCTCCTGCTTTGATGGTTCTGGCTCATCAGGTGTTTGTTTGTGGCTTGGCTGGGGCTCTGGCTCTTGTTTGGATGGTTCATCAGGTTCGGGTTTAGGCTCTGGCTCTGCTGGTTGGGGTTCCGGTTTTAAGCCAGGCTGTGTAGTGGGGTTATTTGGATCAGGCTGCGGCTCGGGTTTCGGGTTGGGTTCAGGCTTTGGGTCAGGTTGTGGTGCGGGGTTTGGATCATCAGGTTGCGGTTCCGGCTTTGGGCCAGGCTGTGGTGCTGGTTTGGGTTCAGGCTTTGGATCTGGTTGTGGTTCCGGCTTTGGTTCAGGCTGCGGTTCCGGTTTTGGATCAGGCTGCGGTGTTGGTCTGGGTTCTGGCTTGGGATCAGGTTTTGGTTTGGGCTGTGGAGTTGGCTGGGGGCGTGGTTTTCGGTCGATCACCCTAGCACAAGCAAGGCCAGGAACAGTTGCAGCCAGTGTGAGTGCAAGGGCCAAGTGAAAACATAGTGAGAGGAGAGCAGACCTCATCTCGCTCCTCGTTGCCACAAACTACAAGCTGTGTGTGGTTGGTTACTTGTGcacagatggatggatggatggtagGGAGAACGAAGCAGGCATGGTTGCTGATTTATAGGCATGGAAGGCCAACCGGCGGTGGACGCGTGTCCATCTATATATCTCCTTGTGCGTGATTTTGCCAAGGCACTAGCCACAGTTGCAGCTTATGGAGCATCACTTTCATGCATGTTTATAGGCATGGAAGGCCAACCGGCGGTGGACGCGTGTCCATCTATATATCTCCTTGTGCGTGATTTTGCCAAGGCACTAGCCACAGTTGCAGCTTATGGAGCATCACTTTCactttaattagtaacaaaagaaagccctatgtcatggtTGCTGATTTATAGGCATGGAAGGCCAACCGGCGGTGGACTCGTGTCCATCTATATATCTCCTTGTGCGTGATTTAGCGACCACCAGACAAGTCACTGTGGATcgggaaagagagaggagcATCACTTTCATGCATGTTCGTTCCTTCTTCGTACGACAACACCCTGTTTCTTAGCTGGGGATGACAACATATATATACAGTGTATGTATAGAAGCTTTCGCCAGTAGCACACGGTTTCGGTTTCTTTTAGGATTATTATTTAACGGCTAGCTATCAAATCTACACACGCGGTTATATTATCTGGTTAAAAAGGCAGGAAGAGGAAAGGGACTTGGCGATTGATCAGACCTAACTTTGACATATGACCGaagtgaaagcatctaggctgATAGATGCATacggtaagtttcggtgattaatgacaatcatatgtgactaacgtgtgttttgaaggaactagcctatcaacccgtgctgccgcacgggctaattaaacttaatataaaaatgaggTCAATAATTATGTATCTCACgctctttttcatcaattaaatattctaacacatactctaaaatatatatttatcattattagttacaatagatttcattttgcatcccaCCTCTACAtgtattcgatatatatatttagttgaactatttgtttgtgaattggtagtcttatctcttccatcatacacaAATACATGTGATACATCGTGGATAGTATTTTTATACAATCAATAATATTAGTAATGATAGAAAttgtaatttagatttttatattcatactttaatattttatttataattatataatttaaattttgatttagagtaatttaacttctaataatgatataattgggtaatttatatgcaaatttagcgggctatttgtattataatggcataggtgggtaatttacacgaagattaggggcttactttagattttttttctaatggcataggtgggtaatttagacacatgtttagggggttactttagtctattttcataatggcagatgtgggtaatttataagaAAAGATAACATATCTGatggctattataattagagttgttagattgatgactagatgtttctgatttttgtgagaatttataaaatttctttattttttaaaagtGTCCACCTTTGATCCTAGGTTGCTTCATATGGAGACTTCAAAGGAgcatccaattagtaatagtaagattgttCATTACCGTTAAAGtcacatatgaaatgtgaaaggagacccctcaattttcCATGAACCGACGTGC
The Panicum virgatum strain AP13 chromosome 6N, P.virgatum_v5, whole genome shotgun sequence genome window above contains:
- the LOC120679992 gene encoding protein TsetseEP-like — its product is MRSALLSLCFHLALALTLAATVPGLACARVIDRKPRPQPTPQPKPKPDPKPEPRPTPQPDPKPEPQPEPKPEPQPDPKPEPKPAPQPGPKPEPQPDDPNPAPQPDPKPEPNPKPEPQPDPNNPTTQPGLKPEPQPAEPEPKPEPDEPSKQEPEPQPSHKQTPDEPEPSKQEPTPRVGTGTMEGNN